The Orrella daihaiensis genome contains the following window.
ATTGAAGGTCGAAGAAATCTATGCCAGCATTCCTGAGGCAGCAGCGCGCCAATTGATCGTCGGTTTCCCGACGGTGGCTGACGGGTTTGCGATCTTGCGGTTAAAGCCCTGGGATGAGCGTGAGCGTAAGCAACAAGACATTACCAAATCGCTGTTCCCACAGTTCTCGGCTTTGCCCGGTGTCAGAGCCTTTCCGACCAACGCGCCATCGTTTGGATTGAGAGCAAGTTCGCGGCCGATCGAGTTTGTGATCATGAGCCAGGCACCCTATGCCGAACTCTATGACATGGTAAACGGCTACATGGATGAGTTGCGTTCGTATCCCGGTATCGGGAATATGGACATGGATCTGCGTATGAACACGCCTGAGCTGCGAGTCGAGGTTGATCGCGACAAGCTAGCTGATCTGGGTATCGATGTTGCCGGCGTGGGGCGCACTCTTGAGACCATGTTGGGCGGCCGTCAGGTTACCCGCTTTGAGCAGGACGGTGAGCAGTATGAAGTGATCGTGCAAGTCAGCCCTGGCGAGCGTAATGAACCCACAGATATCTCTGGCATTTATGTGCGTGCCCGCGACGGCAGTATGGTGCAGTTGGCCAATGTGGCTAGTGTCCAGGAGACCGTGGCACCACAATCGTTGAACCACTTCAACCGTCTAAGGGCGGTCAAAGTCACAGGTAATGTGATGCCTGGCTACACCCTGGGCGAGGTGCTGGATCACATGTTCGAAGTTGCTGAGAAAACATTCCCTTCGACGGTACAGCTTGACTTGGATGGTCAATCGCGTGAGTACAAAGAATCATCGGCTGGCATTTATGCGGTGTTTGGCATGGCGCTGATCTTTATCTACCTGGTGCTCGCCGCACAGTTCGAAAGCTGGCGTAACCCGTTGATCATCATGCTGACAGTGCCGTTGGCGATGACAGGTGCGCTTGGAGCGCTTTACTTCACTGGTGGTACTTTATCGATTTACAGTCAGATTGGTCTGGTCACCCTCGTGGGCCTGATTACCAAACACGGGATCTTGATCGTTGAGTTCGCTACACAGTTACGTGAGCAGGGCAAGGAGATGATTGAGGCAGTATCTGAAGCCAGCGTCCTGCGCTTGCGACCTATTTTGATGACCACCGGTGCGATGGTTCTTGGTGCAGTGCCGTTGGCCATTGCGACTGGTGCCGGCGCCGAGTCTCGAGAGCAAATTGGTTGGGTGTTGGTCGGCGGCTTGATGCTTGGTACCTTGCTGACGCTGTATGTGGTGCCGGTTGCGTATACTTTGATTGCAACCAAAAAAGTTCGTGGTGTGATAGAAGAAGGCCAGTCTACTGCGCCAGCACAAACGGGCGGTGTCCATAAACCTTCAACTTCGGAGCAAAGCCAACAAGATGCGCTGGGTCATTCTTGATACGGAAACCACTGGTCTAGATCCGGAAGATGGACATCGCATCATTGAAATTGGTGCCGTCGAAGTCGTCAATCGCGCTATCACGGGACGGGACTTTCATACTTATTTGAATCCCGACCGTGACAGTGATCAGGGTGCTCTCGAAGTACATGGTTTGACGACCGATTTTCTGCAGGACAAGCCTCGCTTTAAGGATGTGGTCGGCGAGTTTCTTGAGTTCGTCAAAGAAGCTGAACTCATTATTCACAATGCGCCGTTCGATCTTAAGTTCCTGAATTCAGAGCTAAAGAAACTTGGGCACAATGAATTAACCTCATACTCCGGGCCAGTCACCGATTCGCTGGCGCATGCCAAGCTACTCTACCCGGGAAAGCGTAATTCACTCGATGCACTTTGTGAGCGCTACAGCATTAGCAACGCTCACCGTACCTTGCATGGTGCCTTACTCGATTCGCGGCTTTTGGCGGAAGTTTGGCTGGCAATGACCCGTGGCCAGGACAGTCTGGCCATTGAAGATGAAGTCCATCCCAGCAAAAACATTGCGCCAGAGAAACGCAAGTTCTTTGAACTCCCGTTAATCGAGGTCAGTCAGGCTGAGGATGAAGCGCATGAAGCGTACCTGCAGGTGCTCGATAAGGCCAGTGGTGATCAGACCTTATGGCGCAGTCTCAAGTCGCACTAAACCGATAAGTCGCACCAATTCGAGACGTTGACCCGCCCATCGATCTCGAGATGCGTAGCCACATCCCTGTGTATAATCCTGCTCTACGCGCCATCGGCGCGGTGCCTGGTGGTGAGATCAAACACATCAGGGCGGTTAGCTCAGTGGTAGAGCACTGCCTTCACACGGCAGGGGTCACAAGTTCGAACCTTGTACCGCCCACCAAATCATATTGTTCAGCGACAGATTGACACACAAGGATCTAGGCCGTGACTGAACCGAAGCGAGAGCTGTCAGAGGCAGAAATGCTTTACCTAGAGGCGATGATTCCTGAGTTGGCAGCAGCTGCGTTTAGATTGGCTGAGGCAGAGGCGCTAATGACAGCTGGCAAAGTGGTGAAGGCAGTCAACGGCAAGGTTATCGAGCTCTATGCTGACGGATCGACCCGCGTGCTCAAAGAAATCGAGCCACCGATGCCGGTTACACCGGGCACAAAACGGTATCGCAAGGCGTCTTAACCATAATGGCTATTCCCCGTTTGCGTATGTTTGCTGGACCGAATGGCTCTGGCAAGAGCACTCTCAAGGGACTGCTTTCAAGCGAATGGTATGGAACGTACGTTAATGCTGACGACATTGAGCGCACGATTAGGCTCGAAGGTGGCTTGCGTCTTTCGGATTTTAAGGTTGAAGTTACGCAACAGCAGCTTACGAGGTTTTTTCTGGAATCGAGTCTTCTTGGTGCGCATGGACTTGCCGAGGATGCGCGTGCAATCACTGTTGAAACTGGTTACCTATCGTTTGGTGATTTGCAGATAAATTCCTACTTCGCCTCGGTATTAGCCGATTTGATTCGACAGCAATTGATTAGTCAGGGCGAGTCATTGACTTTTGAAACAGTGATGTCTTCGCCGGATAAGGTGGATTCATTTGTAATGCGCAGCGTTTGGGCTACCGCACTTATCTGTACTATGTGGCAACTGAAGACCCCGCGATCAATATCGCTCGCGTCAAATATCGCGTGGGCAAAGGTGGGCACGATGTGCCAAGTGACAAGATTGTGTCACGATATGGGCGCTCTCTTGATCTTTTATATAGTGCTGTGGCTTGTGCGAATCGTTCCTTCATTTTTGACAACTCGGATGAGTCGGCCGTCTGGGTGGCTGAAGTGACTGATGGTATGGTCTTGGAGGCAAAAGCAGACTCCTTGCCCATGTGGTGTAAACATGCATTGTGGGATAAGTTTCCTGCGTAGTCGGCCTTTTAGTAATTGGCAGCGATCGTCGGTAGCTGTGCGTCATTACAATCAATGGCCTACATTTTTACCGTTCTGCGCCTAAAGCCCCGTTCTTCAGGCCTGGGAGGACGTCAAACTGCAGTGCGTTTGCATAAACTAAGTGAACGCTAGCCACCAAATCATCTGCGGTTGTGTGCAGGTAAGATTGCGGTCTTGCATCCTCAACAAATTCCTCATTGATAGAGACTCTTTTGGATTGTTTAATTTCAAAGTCCTGATTCAAATGCAATCGTTTTGCTTACGTTGTCTGGCGGTGACCGCTGCCGCACTTTTGATGGCTGGTTGCAGTACAGCCGTGGCGGTGGTAGATGCAGTGGGATCGGCTGTTGTCTATGCTGGTAAGACGGTTGTAAATACCGTGGATGCGATCACCCCTGACATCGTCAATGGTGATGACGATGATGATGACTGATCCCTGTTTGAGGCGAATTCTCCAGAAAAGCGATTCCGGTTAACTCGTGCGCCGGTGCGTCAGGCACTTTGCCCGCTCCAAGTAACCTTGTAATTTCTCAGCAATCTGCGACGCTCACCCGCGCATTGTGCTTAACTGCATTCGGCACATGCATCGATGGCGTAGCGAGTTTAGATTTAGGCCATTTTTGAATATTCAGTCGCGGATGTATTCCATGCAAAACCCACCTTTAATCGATGCCCGAGGCGTATGCCTTACCTACCAAATGGGCGAGAAGACGGTTGCTGTGTTGCGAGATGTGTCGCTGCAAGTGGAGCAGGGCAGTACGGTGGCCATTGCCGGCCCCTCAGGTTCCGGTAAAACGTCTTTGCTGTTGCTGCTATCAGGGCTAGAGCAATCCGAGGCAGGAGTCATCCTACTTAATGGCCTGAGTTTGACTGAGCTTGGTCGCAATCAGCTTGCCGATTTGCGCCGGGATCACATCGGTATCGTGTTTCAAAGTTTTCACCTGCTGCCAAGTCTAACTGCGCTCGACAACGTTGCCTTGCCGCTGCAAATGGCCGGTACGACTCAGGCGCGAGAAACAGCATTGGATATGCTGGCACGTGTGGGGCTAGCTGACCGTGCGCATCACCTTCCGAGTCAATTATCTGGCGGGGAGCAGCAGCGTGTGGCGATCGCGCGAGCACTGGTACATCGGCCGCAGCTACTGCTTGCGGATGAACCGACTGGCAACCTTGATGACCACACCGCACAGGCAGTGCGCGAGCTGTTGTTTCGGTTAAACCGTGAGCTTGGAACCACGCTGGTGTTGGTTACCCATGACATGGATTTCGCCAAGCAGTGTGATCGGGTGCTGCGCCTGCATGACGGTCAGCTACAGGAATATCAGCATGATATTTCTGCTTGACCTAGCTTGGCGGGATTTGAAATCCAGTGGTCGCAGCCTCTGGATATTTGTGGCGAGCTTGGTGCTTGGGGTATCGCTAGTGGCTGCTGGTGGAGGCCTGTATCAGCAAATCACTGATGCGTTACGCGCAGATGTGAAGCTGCTCTTCGGTGGTGATGTTGAGATCCAAGCCCAGCAGCCTTTACCAGATGACATTCTGAATTGGGTGCGAGCACGGGGCGACGTGTCGCAAGTGGTCGAATTACGAACCATGCTCATGACTGATCAGGGCCGTTCACAATTGGTTGAGCTCTTTAGTGTCGATGATGCTTATCCGCTTTACGGGAAACTCACGCTTGAGCCGATCGGCGAACCCCAAAATCTATTGGGTCTGGACGATGGTCAATGGGGTGTTGCCGTTGATGGCACATTGGCAAGACGCCTAGGACTTTCCGTCGGTGACAACGTGTCGGTTGGGGTGTTGAGCATGCAGGTGCGTGCCATCGTGGTGCGCCAGCCAGACAGAAGTCTGCGAGCCGACTGGGGTGCCGCGCCGGTGTTGATTACCGAGGATGCCTTAATGGCAACGGGCTTGATCCAGCCTTTTAGTCGGGTGGAGTATCTGTATCGGGTCAGGTTGCCTGGGGTTGATGCGGTAGCGTCTCAATTTCGGGATGAGCTAGTGCGCGCATTTCCCACCATGCAGGCTGAAGTGCGCAGTTTTGATGAACGCAGTGATCGCATGACTGAAATACTTGGTCAAATTGGATCGGGTCTACTGCTCGTTGGATTCTCTGCCTTGTTTATTGGTGGGTTAGGGGTATTCAATAGCATCAAAGCCCATCTCGATGGCAAGTTGGCGAGCTTGGCCACCTTACGTGCGCTTGGATTGCGAGACTGGCGGGTAGCCTGGTTCGTGCTGCTGCAGGTATTGATCCTGGCGGCACTGTCAAGCGCTTTGGGAGTAATCATTGGCGTGACGCTTGCCCTGTTTGGAGCTGCGGTCGTAGCTGACCAGCTACCAGTCAACGTTTTAATAGCTAGTCTTTGGCAGCCCGCTTTGGTTGCTTGGTTATTTGGGGTGCTTACTGCATTTACCTTTGCAATGCCGGCTGTGGGGCGGGCTTTGTCGGTGTCGCCCGCGGTGTTGTTTAGAGGCTTGCAAGGACAGGTGCTTCACGCGTCAGGGCGCGTGAAGCAACTAACGGCGTTGGTGGCGATTGTGACGGTTGGGCTATTGATGTTGACTTTGCCAGATGCCAGGTTCGGATTTGCATTCGTTGTAGCGGTTACGGTTTTATTGGTGATGCTCGGAGCAATTACTCTGATCATCCGAGCGCTGGCGACACGAATGCAGCGCTCAGTGTCCTTGCCCTTGTCGTTGCAAATGGCTTTGGCGAGTTTGCAACAGTCTCAATCACCCATGCGGGTGGCATTGGTGTCACTGGGTTCAGCGCTTACCCTGCTAGTAGCTTGCACGCTGGTGGTGATGACTCTTTTGCGCACTGTGAATGAAACGGTGCCTGATCAGGCGCCGGCGATGGTGTTTTATGACATTCAAACTGATCAGGTCGAACTGTTAAACCAAACGCTACAAGAAGCCTCTGGTCTGGCCCAGGTTCGAACTGCTCC
Protein-coding sequences here:
- the dnaQ gene encoding DNA polymerase III subunit epsilon; protein product: MRWVILDTETTGLDPEDGHRIIEIGAVEVVNRAITGRDFHTYLNPDRDSDQGALEVHGLTTDFLQDKPRFKDVVGEFLEFVKEAELIIHNAPFDLKFLNSELKKLGHNELTSYSGPVTDSLAHAKLLYPGKRNSLDALCERYSISNAHRTLHGALLDSRLLAEVWLAMTRGQDSLAIEDEVHPSKNIAPEKRKFFELPLIEVSQAEDEAHEAYLQVLDKASGDQTLWRSLKSH
- a CDS encoding ABC transporter ATP-binding protein → MQNPPLIDARGVCLTYQMGEKTVAVLRDVSLQVEQGSTVAIAGPSGSGKTSLLLLLSGLEQSEAGVILLNGLSLTELGRNQLADLRRDHIGIVFQSFHLLPSLTALDNVALPLQMAGTTQARETALDMLARVGLADRAHHLPSQLSGGEQQRVAIARALVHRPQLLLADEPTGNLDDHTAQAVRELLFRLNRELGTTLVLVTHDMDFAKQCDRVLRLHDGQLQEYQHDISA
- a CDS encoding ABC transporter permease; protein product: MIFLLDLAWRDLKSSGRSLWIFVASLVLGVSLVAAGGGLYQQITDALRADVKLLFGGDVEIQAQQPLPDDILNWVRARGDVSQVVELRTMLMTDQGRSQLVELFSVDDAYPLYGKLTLEPIGEPQNLLGLDDGQWGVAVDGTLARRLGLSVGDNVSVGVLSMQVRAIVVRQPDRSLRADWGAAPVLITEDALMATGLIQPFSRVEYLYRVRLPGVDAVASQFRDELVRAFPTMQAEVRSFDERSDRMTEILGQIGSGLLLVGFSALFIGGLGVFNSIKAHLDGKLASLATLRALGLRDWRVAWFVLLQVLILAALSSALGVIIGVTLALFGAAVVADQLPVNVLIASLWQPALVAWLFGVLTAFTFAMPAVGRALSVSPAVLFRGLQGQVLHASGRVKQLTALVAIVTVGLLMLTLPDARFGFAFVVAVTVLLVMLGAITLIIRALATRMQRSVSLPLSLQMALASLQQSQSPMRVALVSLGSALTLLVACTLVVMTLLRTVNETVPDQAPAMVFYDIQTDQVELLNQTLQEASGLAQVRTAPFVLGRLVGVNGSALTESQDIERLRESRDEHKLSDSRGNFDDVVVKRGAWWPDDYNGPPIVAMEDREADQLGLSVGDKLTFEILGQTFDAALVAIYTQRRVQARLWLEAIFSDGALDPFVTRYVGAAWLPADQAVAMQDRLATVAPNIATARTELILRESRVLLGRASMGLAVIALVCLAASLLVLASVVAASRTRQIYDATVMHALGARHALLVKVLLWEYALIALVTTLVAVGFGSLLATLLLQWRLDLSASGLYWTGGVTAVGVSVVSLGFGVVYLMSQMRLRPALLLRTQ